The Sporomusa termitida genome has a window encoding:
- a CDS encoding ABC transporter substrate binding protein — protein sequence MKTLHLKKMIALGLGAVLVAGVIAGCGGEKKEAGAEAGKVYRIGVLQLVQHGALDAANQGFVDALAARGYKNGENITIDQQNAQGDQSNLKTISQRFVNNKVDLIYAIATPAAQTVANETKTIPVVGSAITDYEAAKLVKANDKPGGNVTGTTDYLPPKQQIDLALKLIPQAKTVGALYTASEANSQVQVKAMKEYAAEQGLTVVEAAVTNVNDIQQAVQSFVGKVDFIYCPTDNIIASAMANIAKIAVPAKLPVFIGDEAPVKTGGATAGVSVNFYQLGFQSGEMAADILAGKASPAAMPVAAQKEAKVIINKEAAAAIGLTIPDELLEAAE from the coding sequence TTGAAAACTTTGCATCTGAAAAAAATGATCGCCCTGGGGCTGGGGGCCGTGCTGGTGGCTGGCGTTATTGCCGGCTGCGGCGGGGAAAAAAAGGAAGCCGGCGCGGAGGCAGGCAAGGTCTACCGGATCGGCGTGCTGCAACTGGTGCAGCACGGGGCTTTGGACGCCGCCAACCAGGGCTTTGTGGACGCACTGGCGGCCCGGGGATATAAGAACGGTGAGAACATTACAATTGATCAGCAGAACGCCCAGGGAGACCAGTCCAACTTAAAAACGATCAGCCAGCGGTTTGTCAATAACAAGGTGGACTTAATCTACGCGATAGCGACGCCGGCGGCGCAGACGGTTGCCAATGAAACGAAAACGATCCCTGTCGTGGGCTCGGCGATTACGGATTACGAGGCGGCGAAGCTGGTGAAGGCGAATGATAAGCCGGGCGGCAATGTGACCGGGACAACCGATTACCTGCCGCCCAAGCAGCAGATCGACCTGGCGCTAAAACTGATCCCGCAGGCCAAAACGGTGGGCGCGCTGTATACCGCCAGTGAAGCGAACTCGCAGGTACAGGTGAAGGCAATGAAAGAATACGCCGCTGAACAGGGCTTGACGGTGGTTGAAGCGGCGGTTACGAACGTCAATGACATTCAGCAGGCGGTGCAGAGCTTTGTCGGCAAAGTGGATTTTATTTACTGCCCGACCGATAATATTATTGCTTCGGCCATGGCCAATATTGCCAAGATCGCGGTGCCGGCCAAGCTGCCGGTGTTCATTGGCGATGAAGCCCCGGTTAAGACCGGCGGGGCGACGGCCGGGGTTTCGGTGAACTTCTACCAGCTTGGCTTCCAATCCGGTGAAATGGCGGCCGATATTTTAGCCGGCAAGGCCAGCCCGGCCGCTATGCCGGTCGCCGCCCAGAAGGAGGCCAAGGTCATTATCAATAAGGAAGCCGCTGCGGCAATCGGCTTAACCATACCGGACGAACTGCTCGAAGCGGCTGAATAG
- a CDS encoding ABC transporter ATP-binding protein: protein MLKIEGISKTFFAGTVNEKLALRNVSLEMKTGDFITVIGGNGAGKSTLLNSIAGVFKVDCGRIYLDDIDVTGMSEHKRAAYIGRVFQDPMLGTAADMMVEENLAIAARRGKKLGLRWSFRQDEFAEFKAKLAKLDLGLEERLKNRIGTLSGGQRQAITLLMATLRKPKLLLLDEHTAALDPKTAEKVLNLTQNIVAENGLTTLMITHNMRDALRFGNRLLMLDDGKILLDIHGAEKAKMTVHDLLDAFEHSGGEEVSDRMLLS from the coding sequence ATGCTAAAAATCGAAGGTATCAGCAAAACCTTTTTCGCCGGTACGGTAAATGAAAAGCTGGCGTTGAGAAACGTAAGCCTGGAGATGAAGACCGGGGACTTCATTACCGTCATCGGCGGCAACGGGGCGGGCAAGAGCACTCTCCTGAACTCCATTGCCGGTGTATTTAAAGTGGATTGCGGCCGGATTTATCTTGACGATATTGATGTAACCGGTATGTCCGAGCATAAACGGGCCGCTTATATCGGCAGAGTCTTTCAGGACCCTATGCTAGGGACGGCGGCGGATATGATGGTGGAGGAGAACCTGGCCATTGCCGCCAGGCGGGGGAAAAAGCTGGGGTTGCGCTGGAGCTTTCGCCAGGATGAATTTGCCGAATTTAAAGCAAAGCTGGCTAAATTGGACCTTGGCCTGGAGGAGCGGCTGAAAAATCGTATAGGCACCTTATCCGGCGGGCAGCGGCAGGCGATTACCCTGCTGATGGCAACCTTGCGGAAGCCCAAGCTGCTTTTACTGGATGAGCATACCGCGGCGCTGGACCCCAAAACAGCGGAAAAGGTACTGAACCTGACGCAGAATATTGTGGCGGAAAACGGTTTAACGACCCTGATGATTACGCATAACATGCGGGACGCATTGCGTTTTGGCAACAGGCTGCTTATGCTTGACGACGGTAAAATCTTATTAGATATTCATGGAGCGGAAAAGGCAAAAATGACCGTCCATGACCTGCTGGACGCTTTCGAGCATTCCGGCGGCGAGGAGGTCAGCGACCGCATGCTGCTGAGCTGA
- a CDS encoding ABC transporter permease: MNDLVISTIAQGLLWSVMAIGVYLTFRILHIADLSVEGTFPLGAAVAAVLLEGQHSPAAAILAAGIAGMLAGAATGLLHTKLKIPALLAGILTMIALYSVNLRVMGKANVSLLNTDTVYTSLEFLHLSPNMTTFVVGLIAAVVCPALLYWFFGTEIGLALRATGNNPQMIRAMGVNTDNMILLGLVLSNGVVAVSGALIAQSNGFADVGMGVGTIVIGLASVIIGEVLFGSRSVKNALISVVLGSIVYRIVIAVVLYLGMPPNDLKLFTALLVAIALSLPLVKTRLDSRKAGI, from the coding sequence ATGAACGATTTGGTTATTTCTACTATCGCCCAGGGGCTGCTATGGTCGGTCATGGCGATAGGCGTATACTTGACTTTCCGCATTTTGCATATCGCGGATTTAAGCGTGGAGGGAACCTTTCCGCTGGGCGCCGCCGTTGCGGCTGTGCTGCTGGAGGGGCAGCACAGCCCTGCTGCCGCTATTCTGGCCGCCGGTATCGCCGGCATGCTGGCGGGCGCTGCCACCGGCTTATTGCATACGAAACTGAAAATACCCGCCTTGTTAGCCGGGATTTTAACCATGATTGCCCTGTATTCGGTCAATTTGCGGGTTATGGGCAAAGCGAACGTATCGCTGTTAAATACCGATACGGTATATACCTCTTTGGAATTTTTACATTTATCGCCGAATATGACGACCTTCGTGGTCGGCCTGATTGCCGCCGTGGTATGTCCGGCCCTCCTCTATTGGTTTTTTGGCACGGAAATCGGCCTGGCTTTGCGGGCCACCGGCAATAATCCGCAAATGATCCGGGCTATGGGGGTTAATACCGATAATATGATCTTGCTGGGTCTGGTGCTCAGCAACGGAGTGGTAGCCGTATCAGGCGCTCTCATCGCCCAGAGCAATGGCTTTGCCGATGTCGGCATGGGCGTTGGCACCATTGTCATCGGTCTTGCCTCCGTTATTATCGGCGAAGTGCTGTTTGGCTCCCGGAGTGTGAAAAATGCCCTGATTTCGGTGGTCCTAGGCTCCATCGTTTACCGGATTGTCATCGCGGTTGTATTGTATCTGGGCATGCCGCCCAACGATCTGAAGCTATTCACCGCTCTCCTGGTCGCAATTGCTTTGTCCCTGCCTTTGGTTAAAACCAGATTGGACAGCAGAAAGGCGGGGATCTAA
- a CDS encoding ABC transporter substrate binding protein, whose translation MKTLHLKKMIALGLGAVLVAGVIAGCGGEKKKAGAEAGKVYRIGVLQLVQHGALDAANQGFVDGLAARGYKDGETIHLDQQNAQGDQSNLKTISQRFVNNKVDLIYAIATPAAQTVANETKTIPVVGSAITDYEAAKLVRSNDKPGGNVTGTTDYIPPKQQIDLALTLIPQAKTVGALYTASEANSQVQVKAMKEYAAEQGLTVVEASVANVNDIQQAVQSFVGKVDFIYCPTDNTIASAMANIAKIAVPAKLPVFAGDETMVRTGGTAGVSVNFYQLGFQSGEMAADILAGKASPAAMPVAAQKEAKVIINKEAAAAIGLTIPDELLKAAE comes from the coding sequence TTGAAAACTTTGCATCTGAAAAAAATGATCGCCCTGGGGCTGGGGGCCGTGCTGGTGGCTGGCGTTATTGCCGGCTGCGGCGGGGAAAAAAAGAAAGCCGGCGCGGAGGCAGGCAAGGTCTACCGGATCGGAGTGCTGCAGCTGGTGCAGCACGGGGCTTTGGACGCCGCCAACCAGGGCTTTGTGGACGGACTGGCGGCCCGGGGATATAAAGACGGTGAAACCATTCACCTTGATCAGCAGAACGCCCAGGGAGACCAGTCCAACTTAAAAACGATCAGCCAGCGGTTTGTCAATAACAAGGTGGATTTAATCTACGCGATAGCGACCCCGGCAGCGCAGACGGTTGCCAATGAAACGAAAACGATCCCCGTCGTGGGCTCGGCGATTACGGATTACGAGGCGGCGAAGCTGGTGCGGTCGAATGACAAGCCGGGCGGCAATGTGACCGGGACAACGGACTACATTCCGCCGAAGCAGCAGATCGACCTGGCGCTTACACTGATCCCGCAGGCCAAAACAGTAGGTGCGCTGTACACCGCCAGTGAAGCGAACTCGCAGGTACAGGTGAAGGCAATGAAAGAATACGCCGCTGAACAGGGTTTGACGGTGGTTGAAGCGTCGGTTGCGAACGTTAATGACATTCAGCAGGCGGTGCAGAGCTTTGTCGGCAAAGTGGATTTTATTTACTGCCCGACCGATAATACGATAGCTTCGGCGATGGCCAATATTGCCAAGATCGCGGTGCCGGCCAAACTGCCGGTGTTTGCCGGCGATGAAACCATGGTCAGGACCGGCGGCACGGCCGGGGTTTCGGTGAACTTCTACCAGCTTGGCTTCCAGTCCGGTGAAATGGCAGCCGATATTTTAGCCGGCAAAGCCAGCCCGGCCGCTATGCCGGTCGCCGCCCAGAAGGAGGCCAAGGTCATTATCAATAAGGAAGCCGCCGCGGCAATCGGCTTAACCATACCGGACGAGCTGCTCAAAGCGGCTGAATAG
- a CDS encoding cysteine hydrolase family protein produces MKNILLVIDYQNDFVDGALGFSQAAELETAIVAKIEHYKRNGDPVAFTFDTHQPDYLATQEGKKLPVLHCLQYTPGWQLYGQVASLCSAGDLRFEKGAFGSMELVAYLRGQGFERVELVGVVSHICVLANAVLAKAALPEAEIVIDAACTASFDERLHQAALDVMAGLQMTVVNR; encoded by the coding sequence GTGAAAAATATCTTACTGGTCATTGACTATCAAAACGACTTTGTTGACGGCGCGCTGGGCTTTTCCCAAGCAGCGGAGCTGGAGACGGCGATTGTCGCTAAGATTGAACACTACAAACGCAACGGCGACCCGGTTGCCTTTACCTTTGACACGCATCAGCCGGATTATTTGGCAACCCAGGAAGGTAAAAAGCTGCCGGTGCTCCATTGCCTGCAGTACACGCCGGGCTGGCAACTGTACGGTCAGGTTGCTTCCCTTTGCTCTGCCGGCGATCTGCGTTTTGAAAAAGGCGCTTTCGGATCAATGGAACTGGTGGCGTATCTGCGCGGGCAGGGCTTCGAGCGGGTGGAACTGGTCGGCGTGGTTTCCCATATTTGCGTCCTGGCCAACGCCGTACTGGCCAAGGCGGCTCTGCCGGAGGCGGAGATTGTCATCGACGCCGCCTGCACCGCCAGTTTTGACGAACGGTTGCATCAGGCTGCCCTCGACGTGATGGCCGGTTTGCAGATGACTGTGGTTAACCGCTGA
- a CDS encoding ABC transporter permease → MVVATFWQILLSGELVEHIFVSLKRSVAGFFLGIGLSVPLGFAVGWFKQAEFYIDPIIQLCRQTSTLALLPVFMLVFGIGELSKVAIVFLGVWSAILLNTINGVKGVDPLLIKAAKSMGSSQLTIFYKVVFPAALPSIITGIRLSATSSILVLIAAEMMGASSGLGYLLMDTQLKYLIPGMPNGRRRHGQRWIHSLSTLYPKCMQPL, encoded by the coding sequence GTGGTTGTAGCTACTTTTTGGCAAATCCTGTTGTCCGGCGAATTAGTTGAGCACATTTTTGTTAGTTTAAAACGGTCAGTGGCCGGTTTTTTTCTGGGAATTGGCCTGTCTGTACCGCTGGGCTTTGCTGTCGGCTGGTTTAAACAGGCCGAATTTTATATTGACCCCATCATCCAGTTGTGCCGGCAAACATCTACCCTGGCACTTTTACCGGTGTTTATGCTGGTGTTTGGGATCGGTGAATTGTCCAAAGTGGCCATTGTGTTTTTGGGCGTATGGTCGGCGATTCTGTTAAATACCATAAACGGGGTAAAAGGAGTTGACCCTTTGCTGATCAAGGCGGCAAAATCCATGGGTTCCTCTCAGCTCACCATATTTTACAAAGTGGTTTTTCCGGCGGCGCTGCCCTCAATTATTACGGGAATCCGCCTCAGTGCCACCTCTTCCATTTTAGTCCTGATTGCGGCGGAAATGATGGGCGCCAGTTCAGGTTTAGGTTATCTGCTGATGGATACACAGCTTAAGTACCTTATACCGGGTATGCCAAACGGGCGCAGACGGCACGGGCAACGATGGATACACAGCTTAAGTACCTTATACCCAAAATGTATGCAGCCATTATGA
- a CDS encoding M20/M25/M40 family metallo-hydrolase — protein sequence MLGGTLRCFKTEIAEQAGELIEQTVKAISSLHGAQYQFSFARGLVPLINDATAVDLLTSAAREIAGEHSVVPVPQVLLGEDFSLYCQQVPAAFFVLGTGFAGQKNYQLHHSKFNLNEAALVVGASVLANAALAALRK from the coding sequence GTGTTGGGCGGTACGCTGCGTTGTTTTAAAACAGAGATTGCCGAACAGGCCGGCGAACTGATTGAACAGACTGTGAAAGCCATCTCCTCACTGCATGGGGCCCAGTATCAGTTTTCCTTTGCCAGAGGCCTGGTTCCGTTGATCAATGACGCTACAGCGGTTGACCTCCTGACCAGCGCTGCCAGGGAAATTGCCGGCGAGCACAGCGTTGTGCCGGTGCCGCAAGTGCTGCTGGGTGAAGATTTTTCTTTGTATTGCCAACAAGTTCCGGCCGCATTTTTTGTTTTGGGGACAGGCTTCGCGGGGCAAAAAAATTACCAGCTCCATCATTCGAAATTCAACCTGAATGAGGCGGCGCTGGTGGTTGGAGCCTCGGTGCTGGCCAATGCAGCACTCGCTGCTTTGCGTAAATAA
- a CDS encoding epoxyqueuosine reductase has product MAITKLQISKYARKLGANLIGFAPASRWDEYNEVEAAYRPAAIWPETNTVIVLGVPVLLPIIETTPSINYVELYDTTNKLLDQIAYRLAVYLTEKGHGSIFMPRDAYGDIQVLVNKPVAAFSHVFAGKYAGLGTIGYSHVLLNRQYGPRVRYVSVFTRLKIAPDDVLATDLCTKCRVCQRLCPTQAFTSRDDQLIALMDKHACARYHAQLRQEHRYPCGVCAKVCPVGEDRQVFNSTDIGLYLQEKETISKNPEDPRYKRWVHMRRHGSDGERLF; this is encoded by the coding sequence ATGGCAATCACTAAGCTGCAAATTAGCAAATACGCACGGAAGCTTGGTGCGAACCTGATTGGGTTTGCTCCGGCCTCGCGCTGGGATGAATACAATGAAGTAGAAGCCGCTTACAGACCTGCAGCCATCTGGCCTGAGACCAATACGGTCATTGTCCTGGGCGTTCCGGTGTTATTACCGATCATTGAAACAACGCCGTCAATCAACTATGTCGAATTATATGACACCACCAATAAATTGCTTGATCAGATTGCTTACCGGCTGGCCGTGTATTTAACGGAAAAAGGCCATGGGTCGATATTTATGCCCCGTGATGCTTATGGTGATATTCAGGTATTGGTGAACAAGCCGGTAGCGGCGTTTAGTCATGTGTTTGCCGGCAAATATGCGGGCCTGGGAACAATCGGCTATAGCCACGTGCTGCTTAACCGGCAGTACGGACCGAGGGTGAGATATGTTTCGGTATTTACCCGGCTGAAAATTGCGCCTGATGATGTTCTGGCAACCGATTTGTGCACTAAATGCCGGGTATGTCAAAGGCTATGTCCAACCCAGGCCTTTACGAGCCGTGACGATCAACTCATTGCCCTGATGGATAAACATGCCTGCGCGCGCTATCACGCGCAATTGCGTCAGGAGCATCGTTATCCCTGTGGAGTTTGTGCCAAAGTTTGTCCGGTAGGTGAGGATCGGCAGGTTTTTAACAGCACTGATATTGGTTTGTATTTGCAGGAAAAAGAGACTATCAGTAAAAATCCGGAGGATCCCCGCTATAAAAGGTGGGTGCATATGCGCCGCCATGGTTCGGACGGTGAACGGTTATTCTAG
- a CDS encoding ABC transporter permease produces the protein MKKLADLFSSSFEKTVGLILFLALWEIAPQAGWVNSTYLSPPSAVYKAMIGLFHSGELAKHLLISLQRVLIGMAVSVIVGTIFGLFIGYFKRIERFLDALFQSFRQMSAFALFPVFILLFGVGELSKTIIIFWASLWPVLLNTSHGVKHVDRLVVQSVKSMGASQGFIFLKVILPAAAPDIFTGIRLGGSYCVMALVAAEMIGATAGLGYLIMYSQETFNIPEMYAGIVSLAIMGLGINYVLKLIEKFFTNWKQDVSVGE, from the coding sequence ATGAAAAAACTGGCTGATCTGTTCAGCAGCTCCTTTGAAAAGACAGTAGGTCTTATCCTGTTTCTGGCATTATGGGAGATAGCGCCGCAGGCCGGCTGGGTAAACTCTACTTATTTAAGCCCTCCTTCAGCGGTGTACAAGGCAATGATCGGACTTTTTCACAGCGGCGAGCTTGCCAAGCATCTGTTGATCAGCCTGCAGCGCGTGCTGATTGGAATGGCGGTGTCGGTCATAGTTGGTACGATATTCGGCTTATTTATCGGCTACTTCAAAAGAATCGAAAGATTTCTGGACGCCTTGTTCCAGTCTTTTCGGCAGATGTCGGCATTTGCGCTTTTTCCGGTGTTTATCCTGCTGTTTGGCGTGGGTGAGTTATCGAAAACGATCATTATTTTCTGGGCTTCGCTCTGGCCGGTTCTGCTCAATACCAGCCATGGCGTAAAACATGTTGACAGGCTTGTCGTTCAATCGGTAAAATCGATGGGGGCATCGCAGGGTTTTATTTTTCTGAAAGTCATTCTGCCGGCAGCGGCGCCTGATATTTTTACCGGCATCAGGCTGGGCGGTTCTTATTGCGTCATGGCGCTCGTAGCGGCAGAGATGATTGGCGCTACGGCAGGCCTGGGATATCTTATTATGTATTCGCAGGAGACCTTTAATATCCCGGAAATGTATGCCGGTATTGTCAGTCTGGCCATTATGGGTCTGGGCATTAATTATGTTTTAAAGCTGATTGAAAAGTTCTTTACTAATTGGAAGCAGGATGTCTCTGTTGGTGAATAA
- a CDS encoding ABC transporter ATP-binding protein — protein MTKIQASQVCREFQVKSNSGKKEKLVVLDDFNLQVREGEFLSILGPSGCGKSTFLNILAGLDQHDGGEILVDGQPVKDRSFDRGLVFQGYALLPWRTVLENLEVGLEIRNIGKKERRAIARHYLALVGLSAFANQYPHQLSGGMRQRVAIARVLAYQPNLLLMDEPFAALDAQTRETLQIELIKIWEADKKTIVFITHSIDEAILLSDRVAVMTARPGTIKEIIEVPLPRPRTEEIRNSAEFARIRQYAWELIKDEVSKAQRLQTGSKEGEDHEKTG, from the coding sequence ATGACCAAGATACAGGCCAGTCAGGTTTGCCGCGAATTTCAGGTAAAAAGCAATTCAGGAAAAAAAGAGAAACTGGTAGTTCTGGATGACTTCAATTTGCAGGTTCGCGAAGGGGAATTTTTGTCAATCCTGGGACCGAGCGGCTGCGGAAAATCCACCTTTTTGAATATATTGGCCGGTTTGGATCAGCATGACGGCGGAGAGATTCTGGTCGACGGTCAGCCGGTAAAAGACCGGAGCTTTGATCGCGGCCTAGTGTTTCAGGGTTACGCGTTATTGCCCTGGCGGACGGTGCTGGAGAATTTGGAAGTGGGCCTGGAAATTCGCAATATCGGCAAAAAAGAACGCAGAGCCATTGCCCGGCATTATTTAGCTTTGGTAGGGCTGTCGGCCTTTGCCAATCAGTATCCTCACCAATTATCGGGCGGCATGCGCCAACGGGTTGCCATTGCCCGGGTACTGGCTTATCAGCCCAATCTTTTATTAATGGACGAGCCTTTCGCTGCCCTAGATGCGCAAACGCGGGAAACCTTGCAAATCGAATTAATTAAAATTTGGGAAGCAGACAAGAAAACTATTGTCTTCATTACGCATAGCATTGATGAAGCGATTCTGTTGTCGGACAGGGTAGCCGTTATGACGGCGAGGCCGGGCACGATTAAGGAAATCATTGAAGTGCCGCTACCACGCCCCAGGACGGAGGAAATCCGCAACTCAGCCGAATTTGCCCGGATCAGGCAGTATGCCTGGGAACTTATTAAAGATGAAGTCAGCAAAGCGCAGCGTTTGCAAACCGGGTCGAAAGAGGGTGAAGACCATGAAAAAACTGGCTGA
- a CDS encoding ABC transporter substrate-binding protein: MGKIKQMAVLGVIAIILSVLIAGCGGDTAKQTAQKGEKQVVEFKYPELVYYDFIYLADELGYFKDAGVRPKYIGKLATGQVIPSLVNGSIDIATRHTPVVIAAVASGADIKIFAAGSQSTKQWPHMKYFVKADSEIKSIKDFAGKTIGLNSFGACSEYVTKKYLQENGADPASINFKTAPEDQQEVPLLRGDTDIAIIHPPASGRTAANTAQFTLLFSDYDIDQGLSGMCPYSVNGKFAREHPEAVKELTEILIKTAKWNNEHQEEARAIMAKRFNIDVNQAEMYEFYPDQLVPEAGVKYWIDRLVAANKLAPGQVTPEQIYTNDFNPAKK, encoded by the coding sequence ATGGGTAAAATCAAACAGATGGCTGTCCTCGGAGTTATTGCAATTATCCTCAGTGTGCTTATCGCCGGCTGCGGTGGCGATACGGCAAAGCAGACGGCGCAGAAAGGCGAGAAGCAGGTCGTGGAATTTAAGTATCCGGAGCTGGTTTATTATGATTTTATTTATCTGGCCGATGAACTGGGCTATTTTAAAGATGCCGGTGTACGGCCCAAATATATCGGCAAGTTGGCTACCGGACAGGTAATTCCCTCGCTGGTTAATGGATCGATTGACATAGCGACACGCCATACTCCGGTCGTCATTGCCGCAGTGGCCAGCGGCGCTGATATTAAGATTTTTGCCGCCGGCAGCCAGTCTACCAAGCAATGGCCGCATATGAAATATTTTGTCAAAGCAGATTCAGAGATCAAATCCATAAAAGATTTTGCCGGCAAGACCATTGGCTTGAACAGCTTCGGCGCCTGCTCGGAATATGTAACCAAGAAGTATCTGCAGGAGAACGGCGCTGACCCGGCCAGCATCAATTTTAAGACTGCACCGGAAGATCAGCAGGAAGTTCCGCTGCTGCGCGGCGATACCGATATTGCCATTATCCATCCGCCGGCTTCGGGCCGGACTGCGGCCAATACCGCGCAGTTTACATTATTATTCAGTGATTATGATATTGACCAGGGATTAAGTGGTATGTGTCCGTATTCGGTTAATGGCAAATTCGCCAGAGAGCATCCGGAAGCGGTAAAAGAGCTGACGGAAATCCTGATTAAAACAGCCAAATGGAATAACGAGCATCAGGAAGAAGCCAGGGCCATCATGGCCAAAAGGTTTAATATTGATGTCAATCAAGCGGAGATGTATGAGTTTTATCCGGACCAGCTTGTGCCGGAAGCCGGGGTAAAATATTGGATTGACCGGCTGGTTGCCGCGAATAAGCTTGCTCCGGGTCAGGTGACGCCTGAACAGATTTATACCAATGACTTCAATCCCGCAAAGAAATAA
- a CDS encoding reverse transcriptase domain-containing protein yields the protein MEYDIKALFDTIDHELLMRAVTRHTDCKWIILYIRRWLASPFETADGKIMVRKAGTPQGGVISPVLANLIMHYAFDKWMARNNPQNPWARYADDGIIHCKTKEEAKKLLGKLDQRFRECGLELHPDKTKIIEAGLTTMAASIGLRCIQSCKN from the coding sequence TTGGAGTATGATATCAAGGCCTTATTTGACACGATAGACCATGAGCTACTCATGCGGGCAGTAACGAGACATACGGATTGTAAGTGGATAATATTGTACATCAGGAGATGGTTAGCAAGCCCATTTGAAACAGCAGATGGAAAAATAATGGTGAGAAAAGCGGGAACGCCACAAGGCGGGGTAATTAGTCCGGTACTAGCGAACCTAATTATGCATTATGCATTTGATAAATGGATGGCGCGAAACAATCCACAAAATCCATGGGCAAGATATGCAGATGATGGAATAATCCACTGCAAAACCAAAGAAGAGGCAAAAAAGCTACTCGGTAAACTAGACCAGCGATTTAGAGAATGCGGACTTGAACTTCATCCAGATAAGACGAAGATTATAGAGGCTGGGTTAACTACTATGGCCGCTTCTATAGGTCTGCGATGTATCCAATCCTGCAAAAATTAA